The Crocosphaera subtropica ATCC 51142 genome includes a window with the following:
- a CDS encoding tetratricopeptide repeat protein encodes MYLLAKIQVLLLPIIILVTSCFPTSGLSRSLNTILMANSQIITQTYISDPHLNDLLIQGMEKGIKGDYQGAITLFTEVLQSDPNEVEAYYNRGIAYAKINNYQAALDDFSEGLTLNQTMPDLYIERAKVYLQIGNRTAAIADLKQAKTLLKQQGQTSRYPEIDNLLD; translated from the coding sequence GTGTATTTATTAGCTAAAATTCAAGTCTTATTGTTACCCATTATTATTCTCGTTACCTCTTGTTTCCCGACTTCTGGTTTGAGTCGTTCTCTTAATACTATTTTAATGGCAAATTCTCAGATTATTACTCAAACTTATATTTCTGATCCCCATCTCAATGACTTACTAATTCAAGGGATGGAAAAAGGAATTAAGGGAGATTATCAAGGGGCGATCACTCTTTTTACAGAAGTTCTACAATCTGATCCTAACGAAGTAGAAGCTTATTACAATCGGGGAATTGCCTACGCTAAAATTAATAATTATCAAGCAGCTTTAGACGATTTTTCTGAAGGTTTAACCCTTAACCAAACCATGCCGGATCTCTACATTGAAAGAGCAAAAGTTTATTTACAAATTGGCAATCGTACTGCTGCGATCGCTGATTTAAAACAAGCAAAAACACTCTTGAAACAACAAGGCCAAACCTCTCGTTACCCAGAAATAGATAATCTTCTCGACTAA
- a CDS encoding GDSL-type esterase/lipase family protein yields the protein MSTLATPTQIWNSSFNQQSLRIVALGDSLVYGYGDPVGGGWVERLRRQWMAQDNGHVLYNLGVRGDRTHQVAERLEGEYRYRGELRNRVPDVIMLSVGVNDSARLRRPNGRLFTDFETYQQEIENLLDKAQQLCPVYFVGMVPVDEAKMPFIDCFYFNHFDQYRYKEVTKKACQSRNIPYLDIFDLWLGRGENYVKSRLINDGLHPNVTGYESLYEDILTWQSLQQLDMSSVSVIV from the coding sequence ATGTCAACCCTTGCAACCCCTACCCAAATCTGGAATTCATCTTTTAACCAGCAATCATTGAGAATAGTGGCGTTAGGAGATAGTTTAGTGTATGGGTATGGTGATCCCGTTGGAGGTGGATGGGTTGAAAGGTTGCGTCGTCAGTGGATGGCACAAGACAATGGTCATGTGTTGTATAATTTGGGGGTGAGAGGCGATCGCACCCATCAAGTAGCCGAACGGTTAGAAGGAGAATATCGCTATCGGGGAGAGTTACGCAACCGTGTTCCTGACGTAATTATGCTTTCTGTTGGGGTCAATGATTCGGCGAGGTTGAGACGACCGAATGGGCGTTTATTTACAGATTTTGAAACTTATCAACAGGAAATAGAGAATTTATTAGATAAAGCGCAGCAATTATGTCCTGTTTATTTTGTAGGTATGGTTCCTGTGGATGAAGCAAAAATGCCTTTTATAGATTGTTTTTATTTTAATCATTTTGATCAATATCGTTATAAAGAAGTGACAAAAAAAGCGTGTCAGTCTCGTAATATTCCTTATCTAGATATTTTCGATTTATGGTTAGGAAGAGGCGAAAATTATGTTAAATCACGGTTAATTAATGATGGTTTACATCCGAATGTTACAGGGTATGAATCCTTGTATGAGGATATTTTAACTTGGCAAAGTTTACAGCAATTAGATATGAGTAGTGTATCAGTGATCGTTTAA
- a CDS encoding restriction endonuclease subunit M, producing the protein MKKQSKNKIEYGDFQTPLILTDKICNKLIELNVCPDIIIEPTCGVGNFLKSSSHLFKDSKEIIGIEINKNYVNQFDNNFLGNTNTVRIINHDFFEIDLSKLITNKNDNILIMGNFPWVTNSELGRIQGLNLPKKNNFQKNNGLEAITGKSNFDISEWMLIKSVDFLQNHQGYLAMLCKTSVARKIISYLSKQKYNFSYCSTYGIDTKRYFNANVEACLLFCQFVPGREKHSFNIFDNLDTSKYTTIAYFDNRLIRDGETFEKLSYLYTNKPKIKWRSGVKHDCSKIMELEKIGNIFINGLGEEVKIENDYIYPLVKGSNVANSNIKKNTYVLITQKSIGEDTNQIKELAPKTWNYLQSHSSYLDKRASRIYKKNPQFSIFGIGEYSFYPWKIAICGLYKKLDFKLFHLIQNKPVMFDDTVYFISFKEENEATKMLDILNSPKIIDFYSSLIFWDEKRPIKSSILNCLNWHKI; encoded by the coding sequence ATGAAAAAACAATCTAAAAATAAAATTGAATATGGAGACTTCCAAACTCCTTTGATCCTAACTGATAAAATATGTAATAAGCTAATAGAATTAAATGTATGTCCTGATATCATTATCGAGCCAACTTGCGGAGTTGGAAATTTCCTAAAATCGTCTAGTCACCTTTTCAAAGATTCAAAAGAAATTATAGGGATAGAAATAAATAAAAACTATGTCAATCAATTTGATAATAATTTTCTTGGAAATACCAATACAGTTAGAATTATAAATCATGATTTTTTTGAAATAGATTTAAGTAAATTAATTACAAATAAAAATGATAATATCCTAATTATGGGTAATTTTCCTTGGGTGACTAATTCAGAACTAGGCAGAATACAAGGACTCAATTTACCGAAAAAAAATAATTTTCAAAAAAATAATGGACTAGAGGCAATAACAGGGAAAAGTAATTTTGATATATCAGAATGGATGTTAATTAAATCCGTTGATTTTTTACAGAATCATCAAGGTTATTTAGCTATGCTTTGTAAAACTTCTGTTGCTAGAAAAATTATTAGTTATTTATCTAAACAAAAATATAATTTCTCTTACTGTTCAACTTATGGAATAGATACAAAAAGATATTTTAATGCAAATGTTGAAGCTTGTTTATTATTTTGTCAATTTGTACCTGGTAGAGAAAAGCATAGTTTTAATATTTTTGATAATCTAGATACCTCTAAATATACAACTATTGCTTATTTTGATAATCGTTTGATTAGAGATGGTGAAACATTTGAAAAACTTAGTTATCTCTATACAAATAAACCTAAAATAAAATGGCGTTCTGGTGTCAAGCATGATTGTTCAAAAATTATGGAGTTGGAGAAAATAGGCAACATTTTTATCAATGGTTTAGGAGAGGAAGTTAAAATAGAAAATGACTATATTTATCCATTAGTTAAGGGATCAAATGTTGCTAATAGTAATATTAAAAAAAATACCTATGTATTAATTACTCAAAAATCTATTGGAGAAGATACAAATCAAATAAAAGAATTAGCCCCTAAAACATGGAATTATTTACAATCTCATTCGAGTTACCTAGACAAGCGTGCCAGTAGAATATATAAAAAAAATCCTCAATTCTCAATTTTTGGTATTGGAGAATATAGCTTTTATCCTTGGAAAATTGCTATTTGTGGACTATATAAGAAATTAGATTTTAAACTTTTTCATTTGATTCAGAATAAACCAGTAATGTTTGATGACACTGTTTATTTTATTAGTTTTAAAGAAGAAAATGAAGCAACTAAAATGTTGGATATCTTAAATTCTCCTAAAATCATTGATTTTTACTCATCTCTGATTTTCTGGGACGAAAAGCGTCCCATTAAATCAAGTATATTAAATTGTCTTAATTGGCACAAAATTTAA
- the asnS gene encoding asparagine--tRNA ligase, whose protein sequence is MQTKRVRDILRHGKPDETVTIQGWVRTKRELKEFAFMEVNDGSSLNSLQVVLDESVPNYQDALKLLNTGASVEVSGTLVQSPGKGQNIELKAAKVQVYGTSDPETYPLQKKRHSFEFLRTIGHLRSRTNTLGAVMRVRNACATAIHKFFQERDFIWIHTPIITASDCEGAGELFTVTNFDLGKVPLDKQQKIDYTQDFFGKQAYLTVSGQLEAEVMAMAFQNVYTFGPTFRAENSNTSRHLAEFWMVEPEMAFCDIEGDQDLAEEFLKYIFKYVLKTCPEDMEFFNKRIDKSVLETADNIINNEFERITYTKAIELLEKSNKKFEYAVEWGIDLQSEHERYLAEELFKKPLIVTNYPTGIKAFYMRLNDDNKTVAAMDVLAPKIGEIIGGSQREERLDILEKRINEMGIIPDDLWWYLDLRRYGTVPHAGFGLGFERVVQFMTGMANIRDVIPFPRTPLSAEF, encoded by the coding sequence ATGCAAACCAAACGAGTTAGAGACATCTTACGCCACGGAAAACCCGATGAAACCGTTACGATTCAAGGATGGGTACGCACGAAACGGGAACTAAAAGAATTTGCGTTTATGGAAGTTAATGACGGTTCGTCCCTCAACAGTTTACAGGTGGTTCTCGATGAAAGTGTCCCCAACTATCAAGATGCTCTCAAACTCCTTAATACAGGAGCTTCTGTGGAAGTTTCAGGAACCCTGGTACAATCCCCCGGAAAGGGCCAAAACATCGAGTTAAAGGCTGCTAAAGTGCAGGTATATGGCACATCTGACCCCGAAACCTATCCCCTCCAGAAAAAACGCCATTCCTTTGAATTTTTACGCACTATTGGACATCTGCGATCGCGTACCAATACGTTAGGGGCGGTTATGCGCGTGAGAAATGCTTGTGCAACGGCTATTCATAAATTTTTTCAAGAACGGGATTTTATTTGGATTCATACCCCCATTATTACCGCTAGTGACTGCGAAGGGGCAGGGGAATTATTCACCGTAACGAATTTTGATTTAGGTAAAGTTCCTCTCGATAAACAACAAAAAATAGACTACACTCAAGACTTTTTTGGTAAGCAAGCTTATTTAACCGTAAGTGGACAATTAGAAGCAGAAGTCATGGCCATGGCCTTTCAAAATGTTTATACCTTTGGGCCTACCTTTCGGGCAGAAAATTCTAACACCTCTCGTCATTTAGCTGAGTTTTGGATGGTAGAACCAGAAATGGCCTTTTGTGATATTGAAGGAGATCAAGACTTAGCCGAAGAATTCTTAAAATATATTTTTAAATATGTCTTAAAAACTTGTCCCGAAGACATGGAATTTTTTAATAAGCGTATTGATAAATCGGTGTTGGAAACAGCAGACAATATCATTAACAATGAATTTGAAAGAATTACTTACACCAAAGCGATAGAGTTACTTGAAAAGTCTAATAAAAAGTTTGAATATGCTGTGGAGTGGGGCATTGACTTACAATCCGAACATGAGCGATATTTAGCGGAAGAATTGTTTAAAAAGCCTTTAATTGTCACTAATTATCCCACAGGAATTAAAGCGTTTTATATGCGTTTAAATGATGATAATAAAACGGTTGCTGCGATGGATGTTTTAGCCCCGAAAATTGGGGAAATTATCGGCGGTTCCCAACGGGAAGAAAGACTGGATATATTAGAAAAACGGATTAATGAAATGGGTATTATTCCCGATGATTTGTGGTGGTATTTAGACCTCAGAAGATATGGAACCGTCCCCCATGCCGGATTTGGTTTAGGCTTTGAAAGAGTCGTCCAATTTATGACAGGAATGGCTAATATTCGGGATGTAATTCCTTTCCCTCGTACCCCCTTAAGTGCAGAGTTTTAA
- a CDS encoding nuclear transport factor 2 family protein, with product MSIETTISEYYNSLAAMNPQGWLDSLAEDAAIYDPVGKPALNPEKDSEKLFTILTKFYSKFEIERESLFIVNHEAAVKWKMTVISKNGKEANAEGITTFKLNEAGKITEVKAYWDENQLKSQLM from the coding sequence ATGTCCATAGAAACCACAATTTCCGAGTATTATAATAGTTTAGCAGCCATGAATCCTCAAGGTTGGTTAGACAGTTTAGCTGAAGATGCAGCTATTTATGATCCCGTCGGTAAACCTGCTTTAAACCCCGAAAAAGATTCAGAAAAATTGTTCACTATTCTTACTAAGTTTTATAGTAAATTTGAGATAGAAAGAGAATCTTTATTTATCGTTAATCATGAAGCTGCGGTAAAATGGAAAATGACCGTTATTTCTAAGAATGGGAAAGAAGCAAACGCCGAAGGTATTACTACCTTTAAACTCAATGAAGCAGGGAAAATTACAGAAGTTAAAGCTTATTGGGACGAAAACCAATTGAAATCACAATTAATGTAG
- a CDS encoding cation-translocating P-type ATPase, with amino-acid sequence MAIHRPIWSLTPQEVYETLKTSAQGLSETEAMSRLKEQGFNELPEPPQRSLILRFIDQLIHFMALLLWVAGILAFISHTPQLGWAIWAVIWINAIFSFVQEYQAERALTALKKVLPSQVKVYRNGTLHTINARELVPGDVMQLEEGDRISADARLVSVESLYVDVSVLTGESLPITRHSEPILSEKLRPADVPNLVLTGSTVASGRGMAVVYATASRTEFGHVAHLTTQVKRETSTLEVQITRIVRMITALAISMGTLVFLLTHWLVGMETKESFIFAIGIIVAFVPEGLLPTVTLSLAMGVQRMAHRQALVRRLSAVESLSATTVICTDKTGTLTKNEMTVRAVWTSGQSLEVTGVGYEPTGEVKIPSHLTAKWQVNLLLAGAAFCSNARLIHPAGPSYWQEIGDPTEAALLVAALKGGLNLEELHQQAQRLREIPFDSRRRLMTVVLDWQLSELWPNEFPYLSFSKGSPLEVINRCPHLLKDGQLLPMNEGQKSEICTANDDLARQGYRVLGVAARKGGEDLLTEDAQELEQNLIFLGLVAMFDPPRPEVSEAIAACHGAGIQVTMVTGDYGLTAEAIARRIGLITGKVKIVTGEALGHLSDAQLRQILHYRNGLIFARMMPEQKLRLVQAYKDLGHVVAVTGDGVNDAPALRAANIGIAMGLNGTDVAREAADIVLLDDNFATIVSAVEQGRAVYQNIRKFMTYILSSNMAEIVPFFAMVALKIPPALVVLQILAIDLGTDMIPALALGAELPETGIMEHPPRSPKQSLLNAGLLGRAYGFLGLMEAIIGMTGFFVVWWSHGYELRELQAISPTLLSHSADAATIALYAQATTVTLAAIVACQDGNVFACRSERVSIFKLGFFTNRLIWVGIAIEWLLIFSIIYISPLQKIFSTAPLLPWQWLMLLICPIILLGVEELRKKAFSTFLMSKKSS; translated from the coding sequence ATGGCCATCCATCGTCCTATTTGGTCATTAACCCCTCAAGAAGTTTACGAAACCCTAAAAACTTCTGCTCAAGGACTCTCAGAAACAGAGGCCATGAGTCGCTTAAAAGAGCAAGGCTTTAACGAACTACCCGAACCCCCTCAACGTTCTCTTATCCTCCGTTTTATTGACCAATTAATCCATTTTATGGCTTTATTGCTGTGGGTGGCCGGCATTTTAGCCTTTATTTCCCATACCCCCCAGTTAGGTTGGGCTATTTGGGCGGTGATTTGGATCAATGCCATCTTTAGCTTTGTTCAGGAATACCAAGCAGAACGAGCGTTAACCGCCTTAAAAAAGGTCTTACCCTCCCAAGTCAAAGTTTATCGCAACGGAACCCTACACACCATCAACGCTAGGGAATTAGTACCAGGGGACGTAATGCAACTCGAAGAAGGCGATCGCATTTCGGCCGATGCCCGTTTAGTGTCGGTAGAAAGCCTTTATGTTGATGTTTCGGTGTTAACCGGAGAATCCTTACCCATTACCAGACATAGCGAACCCATCCTCTCAGAAAAGTTACGGCCGGCCGATGTACCTAACTTGGTGTTAACCGGATCAACCGTTGCCTCTGGTCGCGGTATGGCCGTCGTTTATGCCACCGCCTCCCGTACAGAATTTGGTCATGTTGCCCACCTCACCACCCAAGTGAAACGGGAAACCAGCACCCTAGAAGTGCAAATTACTCGCATTGTTCGCATGATCACCGCTTTAGCCATCAGTATGGGAACCCTGGTATTCCTGCTGACTCATTGGTTAGTGGGGATGGAAACCAAAGAAAGCTTTATTTTCGCCATTGGCATCATCGTTGCCTTTGTCCCTGAAGGACTGTTACCCACTGTTACCCTCTCTTTAGCCATGGGAGTGCAACGCATGGCCCATCGCCAGGCCCTAGTGCGTCGTTTATCTGCGGTAGAAAGTTTAAGCGCAACCACCGTTATCTGCACCGATAAGACTGGAACCCTCACTAAAAATGAAATGACCGTTCGCGCAGTATGGACTTCAGGCCAGTCCCTAGAAGTAACAGGCGTGGGTTACGAACCCACAGGAGAGGTAAAAATTCCCTCACACTTGACCGCTAAGTGGCAGGTTAACCTATTGTTGGCCGGGGCTGCTTTCTGTTCCAATGCTAGATTAATTCACCCGGCTGGCCCCAGTTATTGGCAAGAAATTGGTGATCCTACCGAAGCGGCCTTATTAGTGGCAGCCCTGAAAGGAGGCTTAAACTTAGAGGAGTTACACCAACAGGCCCAACGACTGCGAGAAATTCCTTTTGACTCCCGACGACGGTTAATGACGGTGGTATTGGACTGGCAGTTATCGGAACTTTGGCCCAATGAGTTTCCTTATCTAAGTTTTAGTAAAGGTTCTCCGTTAGAAGTGATTAACCGTTGCCCTCACCTATTAAAAGATGGCCAGTTATTGCCCATGAATGAGGGGCAAAAAAGCGAAATTTGCACCGCTAATGATGATCTAGCCCGTCAAGGGTATCGGGTGTTAGGGGTGGCTGCCCGAAAAGGAGGAGAAGACTTATTAACGGAGGATGCCCAGGAATTAGAGCAAAATCTGATTTTTTTGGGCTTAGTGGCTATGTTTGATCCCCCTCGCCCCGAAGTCTCAGAGGCGATCGCAGCTTGTCATGGGGCAGGTATTCAAGTAACGATGGTAACGGGGGATTATGGGTTAACTGCAGAAGCCATCGCCCGTCGCATCGGACTAATTACAGGTAAGGTGAAAATTGTCACAGGAGAAGCACTCGGACACCTTTCTGATGCTCAGTTACGACAAATTTTACACTACAGAAACGGACTGATCTTTGCACGGATGATGCCTGAACAAAAATTGCGTCTAGTTCAAGCGTATAAAGATTTGGGTCATGTGGTGGCGGTAACAGGAGATGGGGTTAATGATGCCCCGGCCTTACGGGCTGCTAATATTGGTATTGCTATGGGGTTAAATGGCACAGATGTGGCCAGAGAAGCGGCCGATATTGTCTTATTGGATGATAATTTTGCCACCATTGTCAGCGCAGTGGAACAAGGGCGGGCGGTTTATCAAAATATTCGCAAGTTTATGACTTATATTCTTTCTTCTAATATGGCGGAAATTGTGCCTTTTTTTGCCATGGTTGCCCTAAAAATTCCTCCGGCTTTGGTTGTTTTACAAATTTTGGCTATTGATTTAGGGACTGATATGATTCCTGCTTTGGCGTTGGGGGCAGAGTTACCAGAAACGGGGATCATGGAACATCCTCCCCGTTCTCCGAAGCAATCTTTGTTAAATGCAGGGTTATTGGGTCGGGCTTACGGATTTTTGGGGTTAATGGAGGCGATTATCGGTATGACGGGGTTTTTTGTGGTTTGGTGGAGTCATGGTTACGAACTGAGGGAGTTACAAGCCATTAGCCCTACCCTTCTCTCCCATTCGGCTGATGCTGCTACGATCGCTTTATATGCCCAAGCAACCACTGTTACTTTAGCTGCGATCGTTGCTTGTCAAGATGGGAATGTGTTTGCCTGTCGTTCGGAACGGGTTTCTATCTTCAAGTTAGGGTTTTTCACTAATCGTTTAATTTGGGTAGGAATTGCTATCGAATGGCTACTAATTTTCTCAATTATTTATATTTCTCCTTTGCAAAAGATTTTTAGCACTGCCCCCTTATTGCCCTGGCAATGGTTAATGTTATTAATTTGTCCTATTATTTTATTAGGAGTAGAAGAATTAAGAAAAAAGGCTTTTTCTACTTTTTTAATGAGCAAAAAATCCAGTTAA
- a CDS encoding iron uptake porin, translated as MNQLTLWLSIPCTLFLSGLYLIKIPGTAEATPILENAQQVSQVPIILPQRPTQSSFIKPRPRHKTFNSSSHSMEQVTSVSELQDISPTDWAYEALRSLVERYGCIVGYPDRTFRGERSLTRWEFAAGLNACLNTIERLLQENVAVLREDIEKLKRLSQEFEQELIALGARIENLETRTAYLEDHQFSTTTKLKGDIVFNLAEAFGEDINNGGRTRDLDAQTVFTSKIRLQLVTSFSGKDQLITRLTSGSIGNSFQDEIGDFEGRFAFDLPADNNDVIIDRLHYYFPIGNNLKIFAMASLAGHHFYADTFNPGLEAGGGGGGALSRFGERNPIYRLGLGGRGLAFTYRFNDTFKIAGGYMARNGNDPNLGRGLFNGNYSAFGQLEIQPIDNLKFGLTYLNGYDPNIRPNARTDQPNQLFLFGGTGTLPGNFQLGNLGVPNRPILSNSYGIQGQWDVMPKLSIRAWGGYTTGRLIGLGTAEVWNYALVLAMPDLGKEGGMGAIIVGAEPYMGGLQIPNRPINFENDTPFHIEVSYKYPLTEHISITPGVIVLTSPNQDSENNDTVVIGAFRTNFQF; from the coding sequence ATGAACCAACTGACTCTATGGTTATCTATTCCCTGTACCCTGTTTCTAAGTGGACTGTATCTCATAAAAATCCCAGGAACAGCAGAAGCAACCCCTATCCTAGAAAATGCTCAGCAGGTATCACAAGTACCGATTATTCTACCCCAAAGACCAACTCAAAGCTCGTTTATCAAACCTCGTCCCCGTCACAAAACTTTCAATAGTTCATCCCACTCTATGGAACAAGTGACTAGCGTTTCAGAATTACAAGATATTAGCCCAACAGATTGGGCCTATGAAGCATTACGCAGCTTAGTGGAACGCTACGGATGTATAGTTGGCTATCCAGACCGAACCTTTCGGGGAGAACGTAGCTTAACCCGTTGGGAGTTTGCGGCTGGGTTAAACGCTTGTTTAAACACCATTGAAAGACTATTACAAGAAAACGTTGCTGTTCTTAGAGAAGACATTGAAAAATTAAAGAGATTGTCTCAAGAATTTGAACAAGAATTAATAGCTTTAGGGGCAAGAATCGAAAATTTAGAAACAAGAACCGCCTATTTAGAAGATCATCAATTTTCTACCACCACTAAGTTGAAAGGAGACATTGTTTTTAACTTAGCTGAAGCTTTCGGAGAAGATATTAACAATGGGGGAAGAACAAGAGATTTAGATGCACAAACGGTTTTTACCAGTAAAATTCGTCTGCAATTAGTAACCAGTTTTTCAGGAAAAGATCAACTCATTACCCGTTTAACCTCTGGCAGTATTGGCAATTCTTTCCAGGATGAAATTGGAGACTTTGAAGGACGGTTTGCTTTTGATTTACCTGCGGATAATAATGATGTTATTATTGACCGCTTACATTATTATTTTCCCATCGGAAATAACCTGAAAATCTTTGCTATGGCAAGCCTTGCCGGTCATCACTTCTATGCCGATACCTTTAACCCTGGCCTAGAAGCCGGTGGCGGTGGCGGTGGGGCTTTATCTCGTTTTGGGGAAAGAAATCCTATTTATCGTCTTGGTTTGGGGGGTCGTGGGTTAGCCTTCACTTATCGATTTAATGATACCTTTAAAATAGCTGGCGGTTACATGGCCCGTAATGGTAATGATCCCAACTTAGGCCGGGGTTTATTTAATGGGAATTATTCAGCCTTTGGACAATTAGAAATTCAACCCATAGATAACCTAAAATTTGGTTTAACCTATCTTAATGGGTACGATCCCAATATTAGACCCAATGCTAGAACTGATCAACCTAATCAGTTATTTCTCTTTGGGGGAACCGGAACCTTACCGGGTAACTTTCAACTGGGAAATTTAGGGGTTCCTAACCGTCCAATTTTAAGTAATTCTTATGGTATTCAAGGACAATGGGATGTTATGCCAAAATTAAGTATTCGTGCTTGGGGAGGCTATACCACAGGCCGACTGATTGGCTTAGGAACCGCTGAAGTGTGGAATTATGCCTTAGTCTTAGCAATGCCGGACTTAGGAAAAGAAGGGGGTATGGGTGCAATTATTGTTGGGGCCGAACCCTATATGGGAGGATTACAAATTCCCAACCGTCCTATTAATTTTGAAAATGATACCCCTTTTCATATCGAAGTATCGTACAAATACCCCCTTACAGAGCATATTTCTATTACTCCTGGGGTGATTGTTTTAACTTCTCCTAACCAAGATTCTGAGAATAATGATACGGTGGTAATTGGTGCTTTTAGAACCAATTTTCAGTTCTAA
- a CDS encoding tetratricopeptide repeat protein, with protein MIQIKATIYRPLECRPDSYQSWYQQGNRLREDQLYPEALMCYEKALEYYPNDYWAWYKKGMTLEELGRYEEAVVSYENAAKIEPNNYWSWYDKGCIHLEELKEYENAINCFKNALLIYPDDYWAQYRIAEAYRLWEKYSEAIAAYDQALTIRPNDYWSWYRRGDCLRHQGQLEEALTNYEQALLVKPHDYWSWYQKGKTLQQLNRFEEAINCYQKALEAEPNDEYAWYYQGHCHAALNNQDEALNCLLEAFDIAPNTILDLARNNDIFNTYWQDDRLMELLDS; from the coding sequence ATGATACAGATTAAAGCGACCATTTACCGCCCTTTAGAATGCCGTCCCGATAGTTATCAAAGTTGGTATCAACAGGGAAATAGACTCCGAGAAGATCAACTTTACCCAGAAGCGTTAATGTGTTACGAAAAAGCCTTAGAATATTATCCAAATGACTATTGGGCTTGGTATAAAAAGGGTATGACATTAGAAGAGTTAGGACGCTACGAAGAAGCTGTCGTCAGCTATGAAAATGCAGCTAAAATCGAACCAAACAATTATTGGTCTTGGTATGATAAAGGCTGTATCCATCTCGAAGAGTTAAAAGAGTACGAAAACGCCATTAACTGCTTCAAAAATGCTTTATTAATCTATCCAGACGATTATTGGGCGCAATATCGTATTGCAGAAGCCTATCGTCTCTGGGAAAAATACTCCGAAGCGATCGCCGCTTATGATCAAGCATTAACCATCAGACCCAATGATTATTGGTCATGGTATCGTAGAGGAGACTGTTTACGCCATCAAGGGCAGTTAGAAGAAGCGTTAACGAACTACGAACAAGCGTTATTAGTTAAACCTCATGATTATTGGTCATGGTATCAAAAAGGAAAAACTTTACAACAATTAAACCGTTTTGAGGAGGCCATTAATTGTTATCAAAAAGCCCTAGAGGCTGAACCCAATGATGAATATGCTTGGTATTATCAAGGTCATTGTCATGCAGCCTTGAATAACCAGGATGAGGCTCTAAACTGCTTATTAGAAGCCTTTGATATTGCCCCGAATACCATTCTTGATCTGGCTAGAAATAATGATATTTTTAATACCTATTGGCAAGATGATCGCTTAATGGAGTTATTAGATTCATAA